The Caldibacillus debilis DSM 16016 genome includes a window with the following:
- a CDS encoding BtpA/SgcQ family protein: protein MTWLKDVIGTEKAIIAMCHLRPLPGDPYYDEKKGMDYVVEMARKDLMALQNGGVDAVMFSNEFSMPYLTKVKPETVAAMARVIGELMHDIKVPFGVNVLWDAKLSLDLAAATGAKFVREIFTGVYASDFGLWDTDVGETVRHQHRIGAKNVKLLFNIVPEAAKYLADRDIEEIAKSTVFNNRPDALCVSGLTAGASTDSQILKKVKDAVPNVVVLANTGVKLNNLEEQLSIADGAVVGTAFKYEGKFENHVDQNRVEEFMRKVRAFRSLAVK, encoded by the coding sequence TTGACTTGGTTAAAAGATGTTATTGGTACAGAAAAGGCGATCATTGCGATGTGTCATTTAAGACCTCTGCCTGGAGATCCTTACTATGATGAAAAAAAAGGAATGGATTACGTCGTAGAGATGGCCAGAAAGGATTTAATGGCCTTGCAAAACGGCGGGGTAGACGCGGTTATGTTTTCAAATGAATTCAGCATGCCTTATTTGACGAAAGTGAAACCTGAAACAGTGGCAGCGATGGCTAGAGTTATCGGAGAACTAATGCATGATATCAAAGTTCCCTTTGGCGTTAATGTTTTGTGGGATGCGAAGTTATCGCTGGATTTGGCGGCAGCGACAGGAGCAAAATTTGTTCGGGAAATATTTACTGGGGTCTATGCAAGCGATTTCGGCCTTTGGGACACGGATGTCGGTGAAACGGTCAGACATCAACATCGCATTGGCGCCAAAAATGTCAAGCTGCTTTTCAATATTGTGCCGGAGGCCGCGAAATATTTGGCGGATCGGGATATTGAGGAAATCGCAAAATCTACTGTTTTTAACAATCGTCCTGACGCCCTTTGCGTTTCAGGATTGACGGCCGGAGCAAGCACTGATTCGCAAATTTTGAAAAAGGTTAAGGATGCGGTGCCAAATGTTGTTGTCCTGGCAAATACGGGCGTCAAACTCAATAATTTGGAAGAGCAATTGTCAATTGCAGATGGAGCTGTTGTCGGAACGGCATTCAAATATGAAGGAAAATTTGAAAATCATGTAGACCAAAATCGAGTGGAAGAATTTATGAGGAAAGTACGGGCTTTTCGTTCCCTTGCGGTTAAGTAA
- a CDS encoding LytS/YhcK type 5TM receptor domain-containing protein encodes MKNLMGIENLTITLFERLGLILIIAFVTTRTRAFKALLYRKYNLPMSFVHACVFGLFGIASTVMGIVIQADGEIRHGLILLPVGEGDIIVSLSLVAIVIVGLLGGPALGLGAGLITCVHFLFLGGIGALANAIVNPITGFLAGLTARFFSNERVISPLKALFIGVFPPVLYMQFLLIFYPGRSDIIEAVNIIGIPLVLSNSMAVAIFTAMIGIVLREQENEAALASKQALTIAKEALPFLKNDSPLEVAEGLADLLYSRLRLAAVSVTNQKGVLAHKGMGDDHHRFGDKIGSPAALRSIMQKKVEIARGKSDLQCFNKNCPLEAAIYIPIIEDNEVAFLITFYFRKPEHISPVDVMMAQGLGPLISDQLNRLAAEKMKAHIRDTELRNLQAQINPHFLFNTLQLIAGLFREDPAKARQLTLQLANYMRFNLRLVSKSLVELEKECEHVEAYTAIIQERFKERLEISLVRPDDLTNIYIPPSTIQPLVENSVQHGLKNITGHAKIEILVEKKNGRVEISVRDNGCGFPTEILPIVGNQPLRHQQNGGTGIYNVNQRLVQLLGESSRLRIRNFSDGGSEVKFSIPDSIPEKKKRVMA; translated from the coding sequence ATGAAAAATTTGATGGGAATTGAAAACTTGACGATTACGTTGTTTGAACGGTTGGGTCTCATTCTCATCATTGCCTTTGTCACGACCCGAACCCGTGCGTTTAAGGCGCTGTTGTATCGGAAGTACAATTTGCCGATGTCGTTCGTTCATGCCTGCGTATTTGGCTTGTTTGGAATTGCCAGCACGGTAATGGGAATTGTTATTCAAGCGGATGGCGAAATTCGTCACGGATTGATCCTGTTACCGGTGGGAGAGGGGGATATTATTGTCAGCCTTAGTCTTGTGGCCATAGTGATCGTCGGGTTATTAGGCGGCCCCGCGCTGGGATTGGGTGCCGGGCTGATTACCTGCGTCCATTTTCTTTTCCTTGGTGGAATCGGTGCGCTGGCCAATGCGATTGTCAATCCGATTACAGGCTTCTTGGCAGGGCTGACGGCCAGATTTTTTTCCAACGAACGGGTGATTTCCCCGTTAAAGGCTTTGTTTATCGGGGTTTTTCCGCCCGTTTTGTACATGCAGTTTCTGCTGATTTTCTACCCGGGTCGTTCGGATATCATCGAAGCGGTAAACATCATCGGCATTCCCCTGGTGTTATCCAATAGCATGGCCGTCGCCATTTTTACCGCAATGATCGGCATTGTTTTACGCGAACAGGAAAATGAAGCGGCCTTGGCGTCAAAGCAGGCATTAACCATTGCGAAGGAAGCCCTTCCCTTTTTGAAAAACGATTCTCCCCTTGAAGTTGCCGAAGGTTTGGCGGATTTATTATATAGCCGTTTGAGATTGGCCGCCGTATCTGTGACGAACCAAAAGGGAGTATTGGCCCATAAAGGGATGGGGGACGACCACCACCGCTTTGGCGACAAGATCGGATCCCCGGCAGCCTTGCGGTCGATTATGCAAAAAAAGGTGGAAATTGCCAGGGGAAAGTCCGATTTGCAATGTTTCAACAAAAATTGCCCGCTCGAAGCGGCGATTTATATTCCGATTATCGAAGATAATGAAGTCGCCTTCCTGATTACGTTTTATTTCCGGAAACCGGAACATATTTCACCTGTAGATGTTATGATGGCGCAAGGTTTGGGTCCACTGATTTCCGATCAATTGAACAGGTTGGCGGCGGAAAAGATGAAGGCCCATATTCGCGATACCGAGTTAAGGAACCTGCAAGCCCAAATCAATCCCCACTTTCTGTTTAACACTTTGCAATTGATCGCCGGGCTGTTTCGGGAAGATCCGGCCAAGGCCCGTCAGCTTACCCTACAGCTCGCCAATTATATGCGGTTTAATTTGCGCTTGGTATCCAAATCCCTGGTGGAACTGGAGAAAGAGTGCGAACATGTGGAGGCTTATACGGCGATCATTCAAGAGCGGTTTAAAGAAAGACTGGAAATTTCATTAGTCCGACCGGATGATCTTACGAATATTTATATTCCGCCGTCGACCATTCAGCCGTTGGTTGAAAATTCGGTTCAACATGGATTAAAAAATATCACCGGTCATGCCAAAATTGAAATCCTGGTCGAAAAAAAGAACGGGAGGGTGGAGATATCCGTCCGCGATAATGGCTGCGGTTTTCCGACAGAGATTTTGCCGATTGTGGGGAATCAGCCATTGCGGCACCAGCAAAACGGGGGAACCGGCATCTATAATGTCAATCAGCGTTTGGTCCAATTATTGGGTGAGTCTTCCAGACTCCGAATTCGGAACTTTTCGGACGGGGGAAGCGAAGTGAAATTTTCGATACCGGATTCCATTCCGGAGAAGAAAAAGAGGGTGATGGCATGA
- a CDS encoding solute symporter family protein → MNPIVVVLFLAIVILTLIVTYIAAKRTKSAGDFYTAGGGLTGWQNGLAIAGDYLSAASFLGIAGMIALQGFDGFFYSIGFLIAYLVVLFLVAEPLRNLGKYTLADMINSRFDARKVRGVAAISTITIVLFYMIAQMVGAGALIQLLFDIPYWIAVLIVGVMMTIYVLFGGMFATSWVQIIKAVLLMAGMIIVSFIVLLKFHFNIGAMFTEVKTATSHGADYLNPGIKYKDPLGTLSLMLALVLGTSGLPHILMRFFTVKDARTARRSVITATWTIGIFYILTLFLGFGAAIFVGESKILEANPGGNMAAPLLAEAIGGNLLFAFISAVAFATILAVVAGLVLSGASAFAHDIYGQIIKKGNISDRQQMLAARYAALGVSVLSILISLGAQYLNVAFLVSLAFCIAASANLPVILYTVYWKRFNTSGAVWASLSGLISALVLVSISPSVFSPVEGAALFVGEPIFPLDNPALVSVPLGFLGGFLGTIFSKEQDLRRYAEVSVRAHTGYRGTKSAGP, encoded by the coding sequence ATGAATCCGATTGTCGTCGTTCTTTTTTTGGCGATCGTAATTCTGACGCTGATTGTCACATACATTGCCGCAAAACGGACAAAATCCGCCGGCGATTTTTATACGGCGGGTGGGGGACTGACCGGATGGCAAAACGGGCTCGCCATCGCCGGCGATTATCTATCGGCGGCCTCCTTCTTGGGAATCGCCGGGATGATCGCATTACAAGGGTTTGACGGCTTTTTCTACAGTATCGGCTTTCTTATCGCCTATTTAGTGGTCCTGTTTTTAGTTGCCGAGCCGCTAAGAAACTTGGGGAAGTACACATTGGCGGATATGATCAATTCCCGTTTTGACGCGAGAAAGGTCCGTGGAGTCGCCGCGATAAGCACGATTACGATTGTCCTTTTTTACATGATTGCCCAAATGGTCGGCGCCGGCGCGCTCATCCAGCTGTTGTTTGATATCCCGTATTGGATTGCCGTATTGATTGTCGGCGTCATGATGACGATTTATGTCCTTTTTGGCGGCATGTTTGCCACCAGCTGGGTCCAAATTATCAAGGCCGTCCTCCTGATGGCGGGAATGATCATCGTCTCCTTTATCGTTCTCTTGAAATTTCACTTTAATATCGGGGCCATGTTTACGGAAGTGAAAACGGCGACAAGCCATGGCGCGGATTACTTGAATCCGGGCATTAAATACAAAGATCCGTTGGGAACGCTTTCATTGATGCTGGCCCTGGTGCTGGGAACGTCCGGTCTGCCGCATATTTTGATGCGCTTTTTTACGGTAAAGGATGCAAGAACCGCCCGTCGCTCGGTTATCACCGCAACGTGGACGATCGGGATTTTCTATATTTTGACATTGTTTCTCGGCTTTGGAGCGGCTATTTTCGTCGGCGAAAGCAAGATTCTCGAAGCGAATCCGGGCGGAAACATGGCTGCGCCGCTGCTTGCCGAAGCCATTGGCGGAAATCTCCTGTTTGCCTTTATTTCCGCCGTCGCCTTTGCCACAATTTTGGCGGTCGTGGCCGGGCTTGTATTATCCGGCGCTTCGGCCTTTGCCCATGACATTTATGGCCAGATCATCAAAAAAGGAAACATCTCCGATCGCCAGCAAATGCTGGCCGCCCGCTATGCGGCATTGGGCGTATCGGTCCTTTCGATCCTCATCTCGCTCGGTGCGCAGTATTTAAATGTGGCTTTCCTTGTTTCCTTGGCCTTTTGCATCGCAGCCAGCGCCAACTTGCCGGTTATTTTATATACGGTCTATTGGAAGCGCTTTAATACGTCCGGGGCTGTTTGGGCCTCCCTTTCCGGCTTAATCTCCGCGCTGGTACTTGTTTCGATCAGTCCGAGCGTGTTCTCCCCGGTTGAAGGAGCGGCGCTGTTTGTCGGCGAGCCGATTTTCCCGCTGGACAATCCGGCGTTGGTTAGTGTTCCGTTAGGATTTCTTGGCGGTTTTCTTGGAACCATTTTCTCGAAGGAACAAGATCTGAGGCGCTATGCTGAGGTTTCGGTTCGCGCCCATACGGGCTATCGGGGAACCAAATCAGCAGGGCCGTAA
- a CDS encoding type 1 glutamine amidotransferase domain-containing protein, whose protein sequence is MAEKRVLMLVTNTGQIEGGPKTGLWLEEFAVPYEKFTERGYQVQVASIKGGKAPIDERSLPKDGRWEEAIKRLEDTVPLHALSAEAFDALFLPGGHGTMFDLPGNPDLEKVIRAMYESGKVVAAVCHGPAGFVDMRLSDGQYLVKGKKLTSFTNEEERAGKLERYMPFLLESRLREQGAIFEKKPLWSDHVVIDGNLITGQNPQSSKSIAEAVIDALENK, encoded by the coding sequence TTGGCGGAAAAAAGGGTGTTGATGCTGGTAACCAATACCGGTCAAATTGAAGGGGGGCCAAAAACCGGGTTATGGCTGGAAGAATTCGCCGTTCCCTATGAAAAATTCACGGAACGGGGATATCAAGTCCAAGTGGCAAGCATAAAGGGCGGCAAAGCCCCCATTGATGAACGGAGCTTGCCGAAGGACGGCCGGTGGGAAGAGGCAATCAAACGGCTGGAGGATACCGTGCCGCTCCATGCCCTTTCGGCCGAAGCCTTCGACGCCCTGTTTTTGCCCGGCGGCCACGGAACCATGTTCGATCTGCCGGGGAATCCGGATTTGGAAAAGGTAATCCGGGCGATGTATGAATCGGGGAAGGTGGTCGCCGCCGTCTGTCACGGGCCGGCGGGGTTCGTGGATATGCGGTTGTCGGACGGCCAATATCTCGTGAAAGGGAAAAAATTGACCTCCTTTACCAACGAGGAGGAACGGGCCGGGAAGCTCGAACGGTATATGCCGTTTCTTCTGGAAAGCCGGCTCCGCGAACAGGGAGCCATCTTCGAGAAAAAACCCCTTTGGTCGGATCACGTGGTGATTGACGGAAACCTGATCACCGGGCAAAATCCCCAATCGAGCAAGAGCATCGCCGAAGCGGTGATCGATGCACTCGAAAACAAATAA
- a CDS encoding DUF485 domain-containing protein: MADSDQFRQFLKRKRKFLVPMTIFFMVFYFLLPICTSYTKFLNTPAIGDISWTWIFAFSQFVMVWVLSAIYVRKANSFDEEAEQIIRDQLKGE; this comes from the coding sequence GTGGCAGATAGTGATCAATTTCGACAGTTTTTAAAAAGAAAAAGGAAATTTTTGGTGCCGATGACCATTTTCTTCATGGTTTTTTACTTTCTATTGCCGATTTGCACTTCCTACACCAAATTTCTAAACACCCCCGCAATTGGCGATATTTCCTGGACATGGATATTTGCCTTCTCCCAGTTTGTCATGGTATGGGTGTTAAGCGCCATCTATGTGCGAAAGGCAAATTCCTTTGATGAAGAGGCGGAGCAAATCATCCGGGACCAGCTAAAGGGGGAATGA
- a CDS encoding LytR/AlgR family response regulator transcription factor, whose product MKIRAMIAEDELMARKELMYLLKAEKDIILTPHAETGEQLIELYHKHHPDVIFLDVEMPGLSGVDAARSILKREGPKPLFVFTTAYDEYALDAFDVEAVDYLLKPYDEARFQRTLGRIRKSLDHRKKKNSPEEIRETQAVSKLLIDDGERMVVVSPESIYYAVPNRKILEIHTEEKVLQSRMTLRELEEQLKGHPFFRPHRSYLVNLNHVIEITPWFNGTSNLTLGDKNRTKIPVSRQANKMIRAFFQGR is encoded by the coding sequence ATGAAAATTCGGGCCATGATCGCCGAAGATGAATTGATGGCGAGAAAAGAATTGATGTATCTATTAAAGGCAGAAAAGGATATTATTCTGACGCCCCACGCGGAGACTGGTGAACAGCTGATCGAACTGTATCATAAACATCATCCGGACGTCATATTCCTTGATGTGGAAATGCCCGGTCTGTCCGGTGTTGATGCGGCCCGATCAATATTAAAACGGGAAGGTCCGAAGCCGTTGTTTGTTTTTACGACGGCCTATGATGAGTACGCCCTCGACGCCTTTGATGTGGAAGCGGTCGATTATTTGCTGAAGCCGTATGATGAAGCGAGATTTCAGCGGACATTGGGACGGATTCGTAAAAGTTTGGATCATCGGAAAAAGAAAAATTCTCCTGAAGAGATTCGGGAAACCCAGGCGGTATCGAAGCTGTTAATTGATGACGGGGAGCGGATGGTTGTCGTTTCGCCCGAATCGATTTACTATGCCGTACCGAACCGGAAGATTTTGGAGATCCATACCGAGGAAAAGGTTCTGCAAAGCCGAATGACGTTGCGGGAATTGGAGGAACAATTAAAAGGTCATCCATTTTTCCGTCCGCACAGGAGTTATTTGGTGAATCTCAACCATGTTATAGAGATCACCCCGTGGTTTAACGGAACGAGCAATTTGACGCTGGGCGATAAAAATCGGACGAAAATTCCGGTCAGCCGTCAGGCAAACAAAATGATCCGGGCGTTTTTCCAAGGGCGTTAA
- a CDS encoding PTS galactitol transporter subunit IIC translates to MQKVIDYVLSLGGYVFVPLVLILVGLLFRLSFLKSLKSAVTVGVGFLGLNLVTTLIGEYLSPAVNAMVDRFGFQLQVMDLGSGTSAGIAFSTTVGALIIPIIFALNVVLLLLRLTRTMNIDIFNYSHYALTGSIVALITDSLIYGLIAAMMHCIFSLIAADFTAKRVQKVIGIEGISIPQGYASSTVPLYALLEAIYEKLPFMKNRNVDTQFIQKKFGMFGDPVIIGVILGIIISLLAGTGFKEGATLVIVVAGIMILFPRVIRIIVEGLLPISDAAKKFFNERFGGKELYIGLDSAVTLGHPTTITVGILIIPITLLLAAILPGNRVLPLADLAFAPFFICMATILHKGDVIRTLISSTINMALVLYISTWFTPYYTELAVKGGFAKEGTNVSALYVGNVYDFVVTLFMRLGVAGIIALVVLAAVPIYFYIKKISFKDQQNETIKG, encoded by the coding sequence ATGCAAAAAGTCATCGATTATGTATTGTCCCTCGGCGGCTATGTCTTTGTACCGTTAGTCCTCATTTTAGTCGGTCTGCTTTTCCGGTTGAGTTTTTTAAAATCATTGAAATCCGCAGTGACTGTCGGGGTTGGCTTCTTAGGACTCAACTTAGTTACAACATTGATAGGCGAGTATTTATCTCCTGCAGTCAATGCAATGGTTGATCGATTCGGATTTCAATTGCAAGTAATGGATCTGGGTTCGGGAACTTCCGCAGGCATTGCTTTCTCTACGACAGTCGGCGCTTTGATCATTCCCATTATATTTGCCCTCAACGTTGTATTGCTTCTCCTCAGACTGACTAGAACAATGAATATCGATATCTTTAATTATTCCCATTACGCTTTAACCGGTTCCATTGTTGCGTTAATCACGGACAGTTTAATCTATGGCTTGATTGCCGCCATGATGCACTGCATTTTTTCATTGATTGCAGCAGATTTTACGGCAAAACGGGTACAGAAGGTCATTGGGATAGAGGGGATATCCATTCCCCAAGGCTATGCTTCATCGACAGTTCCATTATATGCATTGTTGGAAGCGATTTATGAAAAATTGCCTTTCATGAAAAACAGAAATGTCGATACCCAGTTTATCCAAAAGAAATTCGGGATGTTCGGCGATCCTGTCATTATTGGTGTAATTTTAGGAATCATCATCAGTTTGCTGGCGGGGACGGGATTCAAAGAAGGGGCTACATTGGTAATCGTTGTCGCAGGCATCATGATTCTATTCCCTCGCGTTATTCGCATTATTGTGGAAGGGTTATTGCCGATTTCGGATGCGGCGAAAAAATTCTTCAATGAACGTTTCGGCGGAAAAGAACTCTATATTGGCCTTGACTCTGCTGTCACTTTAGGCCATCCGACCACTATTACGGTAGGGATTCTCATTATACCCATTACCTTGTTGTTGGCTGCGATTTTGCCTGGAAACCGTGTGCTTCCGCTTGCAGACTTAGCTTTTGCACCATTCTTTATCTGTATGGCTACCATTCTTCATAAGGGTGATGTGATCCGTACATTGATCAGTTCAACGATTAATATGGCCCTCGTGTTATATATTTCTACTTGGTTTACCCCCTATTATACGGAACTGGCGGTGAAAGGCGGTTTTGCAAAGGAAGGAACAAATGTTTCTGCATTGTATGTTGGAAACGTTTACGACTTTGTCGTAACGCTGTTCATGCGTTTGGGCGTAGCAGGAATCATCGCGTTAGTTGTGCTTGCCGCCGTACCCATCTATTTTTACATTAAAAAAATATCGTTCAAGGATCAGCAAAATGAAACAATAAAAGGCTGA
- a CDS encoding DUF485 domain-containing protein, producing MEKQVLPIIRKKNRRAGIFLTIALSLYFLIPLSLMFIADVVNRPSFFYGIPWAWLLAFLQIPLTWFFCGVYHAQAKSMEEKLEGMEKEGGP from the coding sequence ATGGAAAAGCAGGTATTGCCAATCATTCGGAAAAAAAATCGCAGGGCAGGGATTTTTTTAACGATTGCTTTATCGTTATATTTTCTGATTCCTCTATCCCTTATGTTCATAGCGGATGTCGTGAATCGACCGAGTTTCTTTTACGGGATTCCTTGGGCATGGCTATTGGCATTCCTGCAAATTCCGTTAACATGGTTTTTTTGCGGCGTTTACCATGCTCAGGCGAAAAGCATGGAAGAGAAACTGGAAGGGATGGAGAAGGAGGGAGGTCCTTGA
- a CDS encoding PTS sugar transporter subunit IIB → MKKNVIVACGGGIATSTIIADKVRELLAQANIDANVTQRTLSELTYEASNADLIVTSMKVENDFGVPNVLGTPLLTGIGEEETKKKIIEILSK, encoded by the coding sequence ATGAAAAAAAACGTCATTGTGGCATGTGGCGGTGGGATCGCAACATCAACAATCATAGCCGACAAGGTTCGGGAATTATTGGCCCAAGCCAATATCGACGCGAATGTGACTCAAAGGACCTTATCGGAACTTACTTATGAAGCGAGCAATGCAGACTTAATCGTGACCAGCATGAAAGTCGAGAATGATTTTGGCGTTCCCAACGTTTTAGGCACTCCCTTATTAACCGGAATCGGTGAAGAGGAAACGAAAAAGAAAATCATTGAAATTCTTTCGAAGTAA
- a CDS encoding solute symporter family protein, with translation MNPTYFLFLIYIVVSTLIITYWAAKRSKTTLRFYVASRKLTGFQNGMAIAGDFISAASFLGIIGMVAFRGYDGFLYSIGFLVSYVVVLFLIAEPVHRLGNYSLGDVICSRFPSRQMRFLMAFSTFIISILYMIPQLVASGFLLRLLLNLDYSVSVMVIGALMTLYVITGGMISTSWVQIVKTVLLMSGTFLLTLIVFSHFNWNIATLIEDVKGGTPLGKDFFLPGHLYDHPLEFLSLQLALVLGTAGLPHILIRLFTVRNTFEVRRSLISSTWIIGIFYIMTLILGLGAVALLGTDALLERDSTGNLAAPLLAQAVGGDFLLAFVSAIAFTTIIAVVAGLVISATTAFSHDIYHHILKKGKSTEKDQLRAARLSAVAIGLISTLLALRLERLNVTFLVSMTFIVAASSIFPVLFLTIYWKRFTPGGAFTGMMMGLFASLFAVALGPHIMNPVDGWIRREAVVSLYNPGILTIPIGFMGAIGGSFIFRRQSQSLKEFQKFSIQAQTGIHSGRDGNEKFDGN, from the coding sequence TTGAATCCGACGTATTTTTTGTTCCTCATTTATATAGTCGTTAGCACGTTAATCATTACTTATTGGGCGGCGAAACGCAGTAAAACGACGCTCCGGTTTTATGTCGCCTCGAGGAAATTAACCGGGTTTCAAAATGGCATGGCCATTGCCGGCGATTTCATCAGCGCCGCATCCTTTCTGGGGATCATCGGAATGGTGGCGTTCCGCGGCTATGACGGATTTTTATATTCCATCGGCTTTTTAGTGTCCTATGTGGTCGTTCTATTTTTAATCGCTGAACCGGTTCATCGGTTGGGAAACTATTCCCTCGGTGATGTCATCTGTTCCCGTTTTCCGAGTAGGCAAATGCGTTTTTTGATGGCGTTTAGTACGTTCATCATCTCTATATTATATATGATTCCCCAGCTTGTGGCCTCCGGTTTTCTTCTTCGTCTCCTCCTAAATCTCGATTATTCCGTTTCCGTGATGGTCATCGGGGCATTAATGACGCTGTATGTTATAACGGGCGGGATGATCTCCACTTCCTGGGTACAAATTGTCAAAACGGTTCTTCTGATGTCGGGCACCTTTCTTTTGACATTGATCGTTTTTTCCCATTTTAATTGGAACATTGCAACGCTCATCGAGGATGTAAAGGGAGGGACACCGCTGGGAAAGGATTTCTTCCTTCCGGGACATTTATACGACCATCCCTTGGAATTTCTTTCACTCCAGCTAGCCCTTGTCCTCGGGACGGCAGGCTTGCCCCATATTTTAATTCGCCTATTTACTGTCCGGAATACCTTTGAGGTTCGTCGTTCGTTGATCAGTTCGACCTGGATCATCGGAATTTTTTACATCATGACCTTGATTCTCGGCCTGGGGGCCGTTGCGCTCCTCGGAACGGACGCCCTTCTCGAACGGGATTCGACCGGGAATTTGGCGGCGCCGCTTCTTGCACAGGCCGTCGGCGGCGATTTTCTGTTGGCTTTTGTTTCGGCGATCGCTTTTACAACGATCATCGCCGTTGTCGCGGGTCTTGTAATTTCCGCGACGACCGCTTTTTCCCATGATATTTACCATCATATTTTGAAAAAGGGGAAATCCACGGAAAAGGATCAGTTGCGTGCGGCACGATTGTCAGCCGTGGCCATCGGGCTCATTTCCACGTTACTCGCTTTGCGTTTGGAAAGGTTGAATGTCACCTTTCTCGTTTCGATGACCTTTATTGTGGCAGCTTCCAGTATTTTTCCCGTTCTTTTTTTAACGATCTATTGGAAACGCTTTACTCCCGGAGGTGCCTTTACAGGAATGATGATGGGGCTTTTTGCTTCGCTATTTGCTGTCGCCCTCGGGCCGCATATTATGAATCCGGTCGACGGATGGATCCGGAGGGAAGCGGTCGTTTCCCTTTACAATCCGGGAATTCTTACGATTCCCATCGGATTTATGGGCGCGATCGGAGGATCATTTATTTTCCGCAGGCAGTCCCAATCCTTGAAAGAATTCCAAAAGTTTTCGATTCAAGCGCAGACCGGAATCCATTCGGGGAGAGATGGGAATGAAAAATTTGATGGGAATTGA
- a CDS encoding DeoR/GlpR family DNA-binding transcription regulator: MLQVERLEKILEYINEKGTVNIPELVDFFKVSKTTVLRDLKKLDEQDLIVRVHGGAVSKRNKGTNFEPKYSVKEKQAVKEKQAIAELAVKHICPGETILLDSGSTSLMLAKKLSSIKNVTVITNDIKIAMTLSDNDNIELVVIGGQKRKGVYSLIGPFAENLLKQLNVDKVFLGTDAIDIKSGLTNSNIEELNIKKTMIEIAKEKILLADSSKFHKVAFAKISDIHVIDRIITDANLPEEDIKMFEDLGIAIEISPIENED, from the coding sequence ATGCTTCAAGTGGAAAGGTTGGAAAAGATACTGGAATATATCAATGAAAAAGGCACGGTCAATATTCCGGAACTCGTCGATTTTTTTAAAGTGTCGAAAACGACGGTGTTAAGGGATCTGAAAAAACTTGACGAACAAGATTTGATCGTGCGTGTTCATGGCGGCGCAGTGAGTAAAAGGAACAAAGGAACGAATTTTGAGCCTAAATATTCTGTAAAAGAAAAACAGGCGGTCAAGGAAAAACAAGCGATCGCGGAGCTCGCGGTCAAACATATATGTCCCGGAGAAACCATATTATTGGATTCCGGATCCACAAGCCTCATGTTGGCAAAGAAATTATCTTCGATCAAAAATGTGACGGTCATTACGAATGACATCAAAATAGCAATGACCCTTAGTGATAATGACAATATAGAACTGGTCGTGATCGGCGGCCAAAAAAGAAAAGGGGTTTACAGCTTAATCGGACCCTTTGCAGAAAATTTATTGAAACAGTTAAATGTTGACAAAGTTTTCTTGGGAACGGATGCGATAGATATTAAATCGGGTTTAACAAACTCCAATATTGAAGAGTTAAATATTAAGAAAACGATGATTGAAATCGCGAAGGAAAAAATTTTGCTGGCAGATAGCAGTAAATTTCATAAAGTGGCTTTTGCGAAGATCTCGGATATTCATGTGATCGATCGGATCATCACGGATGCGAATTTACCGGAAGAGGACATAAAAATGTTCGAAGATTTGGGAATTGCCATAGAAATATCGCCAATTGAAAATGAAGATTAA